A region of Cucumis melo cultivar AY chromosome 2, USDA_Cmelo_AY_1.0, whole genome shotgun sequence DNA encodes the following proteins:
- the LOC103492216 gene encoding uncharacterized protein LOC103492216: MECNKEEAIKAMKIAEKKLEISDFNGARKMAQTAQRLFPTLDNITQLLTVCEIHCSAQNRMYGAENDWYGILQIEQSADETIIKKQYRKLALLLHPDKNKFAGAEAAFKLVGEANRLLSDQSKRKLYDLKYAAARRNIAAAKSSHDQQNGYTAVNKQERGTANGYSSGSFSHYPGGSSFKPPQPPPQQAFWTCCPFCNVRYQYLKCYLSKMLRCQNCGRGFISHDLNNQTMPPTFHQMHVPQKKVAPESGPSKPAAENKQGSDKKSQDRSAGVDLNAKAGKKQKGQGSNAKPKVDAEKTGKEKAKSDAARSTEKVASKSQNRKRQRKSATAHGNNLEYDEVEDDDVSEKDGLSRDNSQRRSTRNKKHVSYRKYLSEDDDSLQSPKKSSGTASTDLKEEMKDAILNVETSAKGIKQEVLPPHPQDSPNRKPKCEEVVREGKNRSDKNDKKSKTEVVDTEENGVQAVHVLVCADPEFSDFDKDKGTDCFAVNQVWAIYDTVDGMPRFYARIRKVFSPEFKLQITWFEPHPDDKDEIKWCDAELPIACGKYTLGGSELTADLPMFSHMVHCPKQGASKNSYFMYPRKGETWALFKDWDIRWSFEPEKHVAFEYEFVEILSDYVEGVGISVAFMDKVKGFVCLFHTTEKHRQNSFKIPPNELYRFSHQIPSVRMTGKERKDVPKGSFELDPAALPPNINEHVDLNNVKEETIDAPAASGRTDPSHGFKSPKEKVEVIDLDNNEAAKIQKSDLKKSHPNSEVPTTLRKSPRKLNPNPTENDAQLDKFVPEDNRSRDGSRNGLSTRKESSTIHQNGGTNTPKKHGESSGLRGTTCLGIRKSPRDLSKKNAG; encoded by the coding sequence ATGGAGTGCAACAAGGAGGAGGCCATCAAGGCTATGAAAATTGCTGAAAAGAAGCTGGAAATCAGTGATTTTAATGGGGCAAGGAAGATGGCTCAGACAGCACAAAGACTCTTTCCTACGCTTGACAATATTACTCAATTGCTAACAGTATGTGAGATTCACTGCTCAGCACAGAATAGAATGTATGGAGCCGAAAATGATTGGTATGGGATTCTTCAAATTGAACAATCAGCAGACGAAACAATTATTAAAAAGCAATACAGGAAGCTTGCACTGTTACTCCACCCAGATAAGAACAAGTTTGCTGGTGCGGAAGCTGCTTTCAAACTTGTTGGTGAAGCCAACAGACTCCTTTCTGATCAGTCAAAACGAAAGTTATATGATTTGAAGTATGCAGCTGCAAGAAGAAATATTGCAGCTGCCAAGTCATCTCATGATCAGCAGAATGGATACACAGCTGTAAACAAGCAAGAGAGAGGAACTGCAAATGGTTACTCAAGTGGTTCTTTCTCACATTACCCTGGAGGGAGTTCTTTTAAGCCACCACAACCACCACCACAGCAGGCTTTTTGGACTTGCTGCCCATTTTGTAATGTGAGGTACCAGTACCTCAAATGTTATCTTAGTAAAATGTTGCGCTGCCAGAATTGTGGTAGAGGATTTATCTCGCATGATTTGAATAACCAAACTATGCCTCCAACATTTCACCAAATGCACGTTCCTCAGAAAAAAGTTGCTCCTGAATCAGGACCCTCAAAACCTGCTGCAGAAAATAAGCAAGGTTCTGATAAGAAATCCCAGGATAGATCTGCTGGGGTTGATTTGAATGCTAAAGCAGGAAAAAAACAGAAGGGGCAGGGAAGTAATGCTAAGCCCAAAGTAGATGCAGAGAAGACTGGGAAAGAAAAGGCCAAGTCTGATGCAGCTAGAAGCACGGAAAAAGTTGCTTCCAAGAGTCAAAATAGGAAGAGACAACGGAAATCTGCTACTGCACATGGTAACAATTTGGAATATGACGAAGTTGAAGATGACGATGTATCTGAGAAGGATGGCCTGAGTAGAGACAATAGTCAAAGGAGATCTACAAGGAACAAAAAACATGTTTCATACAGGAAATATTTAAGTGAAGATGATGACAGTTTACAGAGTCCAAAGAAGTCCAGTGGCACTGCATCTACGGACTTGAAAGAGGAGATGAAAGATGCAATTTTAAATGTTGAAACATCTGCCAAGGGCATCAAACAGGAAGTACTGCCTCCCCATCCACAAGACTCGCCCAACAGAAAACCCAAATGTGAGGAAGTAGTGAGAGAAGGGAAAAACAGGTCAGATAAAAACGATAAAAAATCCAAAACTGAGGTTGTTGATACAGAGGAAAATGGCGTGCAAGCAGTACATGTTTTGGTGTGTGCTGATCCTGAGTTTAGCGATTTTGATAAGGATAAAGGGACAGATTGTTTTGCAGTCAATCAGGTATGGGCTATTTATGATACTGTTGATGGCATGCCAAGATTTTATGCCCGCATTAGAAAGGTGTTCTCCCCTGAATTCAAGCTCCAGATTACCTGGTTTGAACCACATCCTGATGACAAAGATGAAATCAAATGGTGTGATGCAGAATTGCCGATAGCTTGTGGCAAATATACACTAGGAGGATCTGAGCTAACTGCTGATCTTCCCATGTTCTCTCATATGGTACATTGCCCCAAGCAGGGGGCATCAAAGAATTCTTACTTTATGTATCCTAGGAAAGGAGAAACTTGGGCTCTTTTCAAGGACTGGGATATTAGATGGAGCTTTGAACCTGAAAAACATGTAGCTTTTGAATATGAGTTTGTTGAGATCTTGTCAGATTATGTCGAAGGTGTCGGTATATCGGTTGCTTTCATGGACAAGGTCAAAGGTTTTGTCTGCTTGTTTCATACTACTGAGAAGCATAGGCAAAACTCCTTTAAGATTCCACCTAATGAGTTGTACAGATTTTCTCATCAAATTCCTTCGGTTAGAATGAcaggaaaggaaagaaaagatgTTCCAAAAGGATCATTTGAATTAGATCCTGCTGCTCTTCCCCCTAATATTAATGAACATGTTGATCTTAATAATGTCAAAGAGGAGACTATCGATGCTCCTGCTGCTTCTGGAAGAACTGACCCATCTCATGGTTTTAAATCCCCTAAAGAGAAAGTGGAAGTGATTGATCTTGATAATAATGAGGCTGCAAAAATTCAGAAAAGTGACCTAAAGAAGAGTCATCCAAATAGTGAGGTCCCAACTACTCTACGAAAATCTCCAAGAAAGTTAAACCCAAACCCGACTGAAAACGACGCTCAGTTAGATAAGTTTGTGCCAGAAGATAATAGAAGTAGAGATGGAAGTCGAAATGGCCTATCAACACGCAAGGAAAGCAGTACTATTCATCAAAATGGAGGAACGAACACTCCAAAGAAACATGGTGAGAGTAGTGGTTTGAGAGGAACAACATGCCTTGGAATTAGAAAATCACCTAGAGATTTGAGCAAGAAAAATGCAGGTTAA
- the LOC103492217 gene encoding uncharacterized protein LOC103492217 isoform X1 produces the protein MIFESLRRRFYIQLLEFPNHSRIIHSCECEVENFLQFLTIYSPSREIALNRNFSMQYAVLRYRPCFRAAGIWNCSSEVGLRRRQVLEQIDKELAKGDDRAALFLLKESQGKLDGVRCFGAARQIPQRLYTLEELKLNGIETSSLLSPLDSTLGSIERYIQLAAGLLAVSAWNLFEFTTQQIFYLSLGFLFLWTLDSVALNGGVGSLVLDTIGHTFSKKYHNRVIQHEAGHFLIAYLLGVLPKGYTTSSFEAFQKEGSLNLQAGTAFVDFEFLEEVNAGKVSATMLNRFSCIALAGVATEYLLYGCAEGGLADINKLDVLLKGLGFTQKKADSQVRWAVLNTVLILRRHESARTKLADAMSSGKSVGNCIDVIENSIHLPDL, from the exons ATGATTTTCGAGAGTTTACGACGTCGTTTTTATATTCAGCTACTGGAATTTCCAAATCATTCACGAATTATCCATAGCTGTGAGTGTGAGGTCGAAAATTTCTTGCAATTTCTTACAATATATTCTCCTTCCCGTGAGATTGCTTTGAATCGGAATTTTTCAATGCAGTATGCAGTTTTACGTTACCGTCCGTGTTTTCGAGCGGCCGGAATCTGGAACTGTTCATCGGAGGTTGGTCTCCGGCGGCGGCAAGTGCTAGAGCAAATTGATAAAGAGTTAGCCAAAGGTGATGATCGAGCGGCTCTCTTCCTCCTCAAGGAATCTCAGGGGAAGCTCGACGGCGTTCGATGCTTCGGCGCCGCTCGTCAG ATTCCTCAAAGACTTTATACATTGGAAGAGCTGAAGCTAAATGGAATTGaaacttcatctcttttatcgCCGTTGGATTCAACTCTTGGTTCAATTGAAAGATATATTCAACTTGCTGCTGGTTTGCTTGCTGTTTCTGCTTGGAATCTCTTTGAATTTACTACCCAACAAATCTTCTACCTTTCTCttggatttctatttctttGGACCCTCGATTCG GTGGCTTTGAATGGGGGAGTTGGAAGTTTGGTTCTTGATACAATTGGTCATACTTTTAGTAAGAAGTACCACAACAGAGTTATTCAA CATGAAGCAGGGCATTTCTTGATTGCCTACTTGCTCGGAGTTCTTCCGAAAGGCTACACGACGTCAAGTTTTGAAGCGTTTCAAAAGGAAGGGTCTCTCAATCTTCAGGCCGGCACTGCTTTTGTTGATTTTGAATTTCTTGAAGAA GTCAATGCAGGAAAAGTCTCGGCAACG ATGTTGAACAGATTTTCATGCATAGCACTTGCTGGGGTGGCTACCGAGTATCTTCTATATGGATGTGCTGAGGGAGGTCTTGCCGATATCAACAAG TTGGATGTGTTGTTGAAAGGGCTAGGGTTTACACAAAAGAAGGCAGATTCTCAAGTAAGATGGGCAGTTTTAAACACTGTTTTGATATTGCGACGCCATGAAAGTGCAAGAACTAAGCTTGCTGATGCTATGTCATCCGGAAAATCGGTAGGAAATTGTATTGACGTTATAGAGAATAGTATTCATCTTCCTGACCTTTGA
- the LOC103492217 gene encoding uncharacterized protein LOC103492217 isoform X2, with translation MIFESLRRRFYIQLLEFPNHSRIIHSCECEYAVLRYRPCFRAAGIWNCSSEVGLRRRQVLEQIDKELAKGDDRAALFLLKESQGKLDGVRCFGAARQIPQRLYTLEELKLNGIETSSLLSPLDSTLGSIERYIQLAAGLLAVSAWNLFEFTTQQIFYLSLGFLFLWTLDSVALNGGVGSLVLDTIGHTFSKKYHNRVIQHEAGHFLIAYLLGVLPKGYTTSSFEAFQKEGSLNLQAGTAFVDFEFLEEVNAGKVSATMLNRFSCIALAGVATEYLLYGCAEGGLADINKLDVLLKGLGFTQKKADSQVRWAVLNTVLILRRHESARTKLADAMSSGKSVGNCIDVIENSIHLPDL, from the exons ATGATTTTCGAGAGTTTACGACGTCGTTTTTATATTCAGCTACTGGAATTTCCAAATCATTCACGAATTATCCATAGCTGTGAGTGTGAG TATGCAGTTTTACGTTACCGTCCGTGTTTTCGAGCGGCCGGAATCTGGAACTGTTCATCGGAGGTTGGTCTCCGGCGGCGGCAAGTGCTAGAGCAAATTGATAAAGAGTTAGCCAAAGGTGATGATCGAGCGGCTCTCTTCCTCCTCAAGGAATCTCAGGGGAAGCTCGACGGCGTTCGATGCTTCGGCGCCGCTCGTCAG ATTCCTCAAAGACTTTATACATTGGAAGAGCTGAAGCTAAATGGAATTGaaacttcatctcttttatcgCCGTTGGATTCAACTCTTGGTTCAATTGAAAGATATATTCAACTTGCTGCTGGTTTGCTTGCTGTTTCTGCTTGGAATCTCTTTGAATTTACTACCCAACAAATCTTCTACCTTTCTCttggatttctatttctttGGACCCTCGATTCG GTGGCTTTGAATGGGGGAGTTGGAAGTTTGGTTCTTGATACAATTGGTCATACTTTTAGTAAGAAGTACCACAACAGAGTTATTCAA CATGAAGCAGGGCATTTCTTGATTGCCTACTTGCTCGGAGTTCTTCCGAAAGGCTACACGACGTCAAGTTTTGAAGCGTTTCAAAAGGAAGGGTCTCTCAATCTTCAGGCCGGCACTGCTTTTGTTGATTTTGAATTTCTTGAAGAA GTCAATGCAGGAAAAGTCTCGGCAACG ATGTTGAACAGATTTTCATGCATAGCACTTGCTGGGGTGGCTACCGAGTATCTTCTATATGGATGTGCTGAGGGAGGTCTTGCCGATATCAACAAG TTGGATGTGTTGTTGAAAGGGCTAGGGTTTACACAAAAGAAGGCAGATTCTCAAGTAAGATGGGCAGTTTTAAACACTGTTTTGATATTGCGACGCCATGAAAGTGCAAGAACTAAGCTTGCTGATGCTATGTCATCCGGAAAATCGGTAGGAAATTGTATTGACGTTATAGAGAATAGTATTCATCTTCCTGACCTTTGA